In Archocentrus centrarchus isolate MPI-CPG fArcCen1 chromosome 16, fArcCen1, whole genome shotgun sequence, a single window of DNA contains:
- the LOC115795019 gene encoding myosin-2 heavy chain-like: MNRPNSGAGLVSASPFTTVSELIALREAFKSLQVENYKLKEDVQRVQHQLKEEEKGKMEAKMEVENIKKELRAVKKELEEEKKGKEHVETDAEDLKKKLQEVEEALEEEVKARLEAKDENRKIKEDLLELVKAFEEVEREMHERAEDETKTVMQKLQEVEEALEEEVKASLEAKDENRKIKEDLLELVKAFEEVEREVHERAEDETKTVKQKLQEVEEALEEEVKARLEAKDENRKIKEDLLELFKAFEEEEMEMHERAEDETKTVKQKLQEVQHVLQEEIKEKLMVKKDSEDLKNELLATKQKLEEEKIEVSINTNMPENEMTAKECKRALKQLKLEHKAAKKNLKVKAKEAKKKLKGKVKEAEQQLLNTMKELKKQKKSTKT, encoded by the coding sequence ATGAACAGGCCAAACTCCGGAGCAGGACTGGTGAGCGCCTCGCCCTTCACAACCGTCTCAGAGCTTATCGCGCTGCGCGAGGCCTTTAAGTCCCTGCAGGTGGAAAACTACAAGCTCAAAGAAGATGTGCAACGAGTTCAACATCAacttaaagaggaagaaaaagggaaaatggagGCAAAGATGGAAGTAGAGAACATAAAGAAGGAGCTGAGAGCAGTAAAGAAagaattagaagaagaaaaaaaaggaaaagagcatgTGGAGACGGATGCGGAAGATCTCAAAAAGAAActacaggaagtggaagaagccCTAGAGGAGGAAGTCAAAGCAAGACTGGAGGCTAAAgatgaaaatagaaaaataaaggaGGACTTGTTAGAATTAGTCAAAGCATTTGAAGAGGTAGAAAGGGAGATGCATGAGCGGGCAGAGGACGAAACCAAAACTGTGATGCAGAAGctacaggaagtggaagaagccCTAGAGGAGGAAGTCAAAGCAAGTCTGGAGGCTAAAGATGAAAATAGGAAAATAAAGGAGGACTTGTTAGAATTAGTCAAAGCATTTGAAGAGGTAGAAAGAGAGGTGCATGAGCGGGCAGAGGACGAAACCAAAACTGTGAAGCAGAAGctacaggaagtggaagaagccCTAGAGGAGGAAGTCAAAGCAAGACTGGAGGCTAAAGATGAAAATAGGAAAATAAAGGAGGACTTGTTAGAATTATTCAAAGCATTTGAAGAGGAGGAAATGGAGATGCATGAGCGGGCAGAGGACGAAACCAAAACTGTGAAGCAGAAACTGCAGGAAGTGCAGCATGTGCTCcaagaagaaattaaagaaaagctgatggtcaaaaaagactcagaagatctaaaaaatgaattattggccacaaaacaaaaactagaggaggaaaaaatagaagtttctataaatacaaacatgccCGAGAAtgaaatgacagcaaaagaGTGTAAAAGAGCTCTCAAACAGCTCAAACTAGAACACAAAGCAGCCAAGAAGAATttaaaagtgaaagcaaaagaggccaaaaagaaactgaaaggaaaagtgaaagaggccgagcagcagctgctgaacacaatgaaagagctgaagaagcagaagaaatccACTAAGACTTGA